A region of the Lycium barbarum isolate Lr01 chromosome 1, ASM1917538v2, whole genome shotgun sequence genome:
ATACTTGCTGTTCTACCAAGTTCTTGGGAGAGTAAAGTTGATGCCATAAATGAAGCTCATGATCTGGAGATCATGACTATGAATGACCTCATTGGAAACCTCAAAACTCGTGAGTTGAAGAAGCAGAAGGACCTTGAACGGCAAGAGCCAAGAAAGGAGAGAAAACTGGTCCTTAAAGCTGCTAGAAGCGATTCAAGTGATGACGAATCTGATATGGCCTATCTTACAAAATGTTCCATAAGATGATTCGTAAAAATGGTGGGTTCTCTAAAATGAGAAGTTCCAGCAAAAACTTCAAACAAAATGACTTATGTCACAAATGTGGGAAGCCTGTACATTACATCAGGGAATGTCCTCTTCACAAACAAGATCAATATAAAAACACAACCAAGGATGTGAAGAGGAACCAGGTCCGTGAGAGAAAGTTTAACAGAAGAGATGTTGCTGATAACCTGGTGAAGCAGGCTTTAGCTGCTTGGGGAGACTCCTCCGGTGAGTCTGAAAATGAAAAGACAGAGGATACTACCATAA
Encoded here:
- the LOC132609110 gene encoding uncharacterized protein LOC132609110 produces the protein MKHVESIQDMHTRFTSIINELHSLGEIIPVNKRIRKILAVLPSSWESKVDAINEAHDLEIMTMNDLIGNLKTRELKKQKDLERQEPRKERKLVLKAARSDSSDDESDMAYLTKCSIR